One Enterobacter asburiae genomic window, TACGGACAAGGCCATAGCGGAAACGATAGTCAGCGAGAACTGGCGATAGATTGCCCCCGTCGAGCCGCCAAAAAAGGCCATCGGAATAAAGACCGCCGAGAGCACCATGGCGATCCCCACCAGTGCGCCCTGGATCTGCTCCATCGACTTCTGCGTGGCCTCTTTCGGCGGCAGCTTGTCCTCGACCATGACACGTTCAACGTTCTCAACGACCACGATAGCGTCATCGACCAGCAGGCCTATCGCCAGCACCATGCCGAACATCGTCAGGGTATTGATGGAGAAACCAAACGCCGCCAGAACCGCGAAGGTACCCAGCAGAACGACCGGCACCGCGATAGTTGGGATGAGCGTCGCGCGCAGGTTTTGCAGGAACAGGTACATGACCAGGAAGACGAGAACGATCGCTTCAAACAGGGTCTTCACCACTTCGTGGATGGAGATTTTCACGAAGGGCGTGGTGTCATAGGGATAGACAACTTTCAGCCCCTGTGGGAAGAACTGCTGCAGCTGCGCCAGCTTGCTTTTGATGGCTGCCGCAGTGTCCAGCGCATTTGCCCCGGTTGCCAGCTTAATCCCCAGGCCGGTTGCCGCCTGCCCGTTGATTTTAGTGACCATGTTGTAGTTTTCGCCACCCAGCTCAATGCGAGCCACGTCCTTCAGATGAACCATCGAGCCGTCCTGGTTCACCTTAAGCGTCACGCGGCCAAACTCCTCCGGTGATTTCAGGCGAGTTTGCGCGATGATCGAGGCATTCAGCTGTTGCCCTGGAATGGACGGCGTTCCGCCCAGCTGGCCTGCCGCTATCTGATCGTTCTGGGTTTTCAACTGGTTGATAATATCCAGCGGCGTCAGCTGGTATTTGTTCATCGCGTTGCTGTCGAGCCAGATGCGCATCGCATACTGAGCGCCAAACAGCTGAACGTCACCGACACCAGACGTTCGGCTGATGGCATCTTTGACGTTTGAGGCGACATAGTCAGAGATGTCGTTCTGCGTGAGGCTTTTGTTGTCTGAAACAAAACCGGCGACCAGCAGGAAGCTGCTGCTGGATTTCTCCACGCCAATCCCTTGCTGCTGAACCTCTTGCGGCAGCAGCGGCATGGCGAGCTGCAGCTTGTTCTGCACCTGCACCTGAGCGATGTCCGGGTCGGTTCCTGACTCGAAGGTCAGGGTGATGGTGACGTTCCCCGCTGAATCGCTGGTGGAGGACATATACATCAGGTTATCGATACCGTTCATGTTCTGTTCGATAACCTGGGTCACGGTATCCTGCACCGTTTGAGCGTCCGCTCCCGGGTAGGTCGCGGATATCGCCACGGCTGGAGGGGCAATGGTCGGATACTGTGCGACGGGAAGTTTGAGAATGGCCAGCCCGCCTGCAATCATCAAAATGATGGCAAGTACCCAGGCGAAAACCGGTCTCTGAATAAAGAAATTAGCCATGTCGTCGTCCCTTAACCGGCTGGAGTCGTGGTGGTATCCGGCGTGGCGATGACGGTTACCCCCGGTTTGACTTTCTGTAGCCCGCTGACAATCACGCGGTCACCGTTTTTCAGCCCTTCCGTCACCAGCCAGCGATCGCCAATTGCCTGAGGGGCGACGACGGTACGCGGCTCAACCTGGTTTTTATCGTTCACCACCAGGACGGTTGCATCGCCTCGCGGTGTACGGGTCACGCCTTGCTGTGGAACCAGAATCGCGTCCGGCTGGGTGCCTTCATCAATGCGGGCGCGAACAAACATGCCGGGTAATAACAGATGCTGAGGGTTCGGGAAAATGGCGCGAAGGGTAATCGAGCCGGTACTTTCATCGACCGTGACGTCAGAGAACTGCAACGTGCCTTTCAGCGGATAGGGCTGCCCGTTTTCCATCAGCAGTTCAACGCTGCTGGCGGTATCGCCTTTTTGCAGGCTCGTCTGTTTCAGGCGCATAAAATCATTACTGGATTGGGTGACATCGACATAAATCGGATCGAGCTGCTGGACCGTTGACAGCGCTGCGGCCTGCCCATTTGTCACCAGCGCCCCTTCGGTCACGCTTGATTTCCCGATACGACCATCAACAGGAGAGGTCACTTTGGTGTAGGCAAGGTTGATACGTGCGCTTTCAACGCCGGCTTTTGCGGCCACCACGCTGGCATCTGCCTGCTGAGCCGTCGCCACGGCCTGGTCATACTCCTGCTTACTGACATACTGGGTGCCTACCAGCGGGAGATAACGTTTCACCGTCAGGTGCGCAATATTGGCCGCTGCCTGAGCCTTCGCCAGTTCGCCTTTCGCGCTGTCATAGGCTGCCTGATAGGTCGCGGGATCAATCTGATAAAGTGACTCACCCGCTTTTACATCGCTACCTTCCGCGAAGTTGCGGCGAAGGATAATACCGCTAACCTGAGGACGAACCTCCGCAACGCGAAATGCATCTGTTCTGCCCGGGAGTTCAGTGGTGACAGCCAGAGGCGCGCTTTTCACAATATGCACGCTGACCTGAGGCGCCTGCAGGTGTTGTTGTTGATTTTCCTGACCATCGCATCCAGTGAGCAGTACCGCGCAGACAATGAAACCAGATAAGGGCAAGCGTCTGAAATGATTCGTCATTACTGTTCCTTTAAATACCCATTAACCGATATATGTCGCGAACCGGTAGCTGGGGCAGAGGGATAAAAAATAAAATGTAGCTGCGTATAATAATGAGGGTATTTAATGTTTTTTAATTTATAAGTGCGAATGACCATGCTTGTAGAAAAAAATCAGAATCAGACCTGATCCATTCGGGGGTATACTTCAGGCATGTTAATCAGGTAAATGCATTTAATGTTGTCTAATTATTCACTTCATGAATTTAATTTATTCGATGTATTTGCATTAATTATAAATTAAGAAGATTGACTTTTTTTGTGCAAAATTAAAACGAATTTTAGTGAATAATTACATTTGCATGAACGCAATATTACCTTTAAACCTTGTGAGTAACGAGTAGTTACCTATGGCGCGTAAAAAGAAAGAAGAGGCTCAACAAACCCGGCAGCAGCTGATTGAGGCGGCTATCGGACAGTTTGCGACGCGTGGTGTTGCCAGCACGACGCTGACGGATATCGCTGATGCTGCTAAGGTGACGCGCGGCGCGATCTACTGGCACTTCACCAGTAAATCAGAAATATTTAATGCCATCTGGGAACAGCAATTACCGCTTCGCGACATTATTCGCGACAGGCTTTCCCTTTCCGATAGCGACAATCCGTTGTTAAAACTTCGTGAGCAATTTATTACCGCGCTGCAGTATATTGCCCATGAACCCCGGCAATGTGCGCTTTTACAAATTTTGTATCATAAATGTGAATTTAGCAGTGATATGATTTCAGAGCGTGAAATCAGAAACCGCATTGGATTCAATGATGACACACTACGCGCAACGCTGGAGACTTGTATTTCGCGCAATATCATTTCGCCACAGGTGAATGTTGATCTCACCTTGATTGTATTCCACGGTTTTTTTAGCGGAATAATTAAAAACTGGTTAATGAATAATGACAGTTTTAATCTTTATCAGCAGGCTCCCGCTCTGGTCGATAGCATACTGGCGACACTCCCTGTCATTCGCGTGTCGCCTGATGAGGATGCTTACAGCTCAGCGCCAGGTAACATTTCTCCCCGGGCACAAAGTGCTTCTATAGTCTGCGCGCTGGCGGGTTTACCTAACAGATAACCCTGAAGGGTGTTACAGCCCAGCTCGGTTAAAAAGGCTTGCTGCGCTTCAGTTTCCACACCTTCAGCCACGACTTTCAGGTTAAGTGTTTTAGCGAGGGCCACAATCGCTGAGACAATAGTGGCATCCTCGCTTTCGCCGCTGAGCTCTTTCACGAACGCCCTGTCGATTTTCAATTCACAGGCCGGTAAGCGCTTGAGATACAGCAGGCTCGAATATCCGGTGCCAAAATCATCAATGGAGGCCTTCACGCCCGCATCCGTCAGCTCTGTCAGCACCCGTACGCTCTCATCCGGGTTGCTCATCGCCGTGGTTTCCGTCACTTCGAGGATCAACATTTCCGGTGGTACATGGTGAAGTGCCAGGCAGTCGAGAACCGTTTTAACCAGCGAAGGTTGTTCAAACTGCAGTGTCGACAGGTTTACCGCCATTGACCAGCCTTGATGCCCCTGAAGATGCCATTCCCGCAGCTGGCGACAGGCTTCATTAATCACCCAGTTGCCAATGGGGATGATCAGCCCCGTTTTTTCCGCCAGCGGCAGAAAAAGTTCTGGCGTCAGTAACCCCTGCTTAGGATGCTGCCAGCGCAATAGCGCCTCGAATCCGAGGACTGGGCCCGCCGGGGCATGAAATTTTGGCTGATACAGCAGGCGCAGCTCATTGCGATCGATCGCCATCCACAGATCGTTCATTAGCTGGAGATGGGTCTGCGCCAGGGTGTTCATGGAGGGCTGGAAAAAGTGGTAGCCGTTACGGCCCATATGCTTCGTGTGATACATCGCCGCGTCGGCGTTAAACATCAGTTCACGCTCGGTTTTACCGTCGTGAGGATACAGCGCGATACCAATGCTGAGGGTCACCACCAGTTCATAGGGGCCGAGATTGAATGGGCTATCGATCGCGCGGACCAGCGAATTCGCCAGCGATGCCGCGTCGTCCGGACCTTCACCCTCAGCCAGCAGAACAAACTCATCACCGCCGATACGTGCAAGGGTGAACTGGCCTTTCAGGAGAAGCAGCAGACGCTGTGTAACGGCGACCAGTAGCCTGTCACCGACATCATGGCCGTAGGCGTCATTGATGGCTTTAAAGCCGTCGAGATCCATGAACATCAGGGCAAAATGGTTCCCTTCACGATCGGCTTTGCTGATGGCCTGATCGAGTCTGTCTTCCAGCAGAATACGGTTGGGCAGACGCGTCAGGGTATCGTGCAGCGCCAGTTGAGCGAGTTCCCGGTTAGCTTCTGCCAGCGACGAAGCCAGAAGGGCGGTTCGT contains:
- the envR gene encoding acrEF/envCD operon transcriptional regulator encodes the protein MARKKKEEAQQTRQQLIEAAIGQFATRGVASTTLTDIADAAKVTRGAIYWHFTSKSEIFNAIWEQQLPLRDIIRDRLSLSDSDNPLLKLREQFITALQYIAHEPRQCALLQILYHKCEFSSDMISEREIRNRIGFNDDTLRATLETCISRNIISPQVNVDLTLIVFHGFFSGIIKNWLMNNDSFNLYQQAPALVDSILATLPVIRVSPDEDAYSSAPGNISPRAQSASIVCALAGLPNR
- a CDS encoding efflux RND transporter periplasmic adaptor subunit; translation: MTNHFRRLPLSGFIVCAVLLTGCDGQENQQQHLQAPQVSVHIVKSAPLAVTTELPGRTDAFRVAEVRPQVSGIILRRNFAEGSDVKAGESLYQIDPATYQAAYDSAKGELAKAQAAANIAHLTVKRYLPLVGTQYVSKQEYDQAVATAQQADASVVAAKAGVESARINLAYTKVTSPVDGRIGKSSVTEGALVTNGQAAALSTVQQLDPIYVDVTQSSNDFMRLKQTSLQKGDTASSVELLMENGQPYPLKGTLQFSDVTVDESTGSITLRAIFPNPQHLLLPGMFVRARIDEGTQPDAILVPQQGVTRTPRGDATVLVVNDKNQVEPRTVVAPQAIGDRWLVTEGLKNGDRVIVSGLQKVKPGVTVIATPDTTTTPAG
- a CDS encoding putative bifunctional diguanylate cyclase/phosphodiesterase, whose amino-acid sequence is MLVSQYNHILVVLSFVVAILAAYTALNMAARVAGSEGVAARVWLAGGGIAMGIGVWAMHFIGMLAMDLSMSMSYNATLTVLSMVIAVGSSLFALWLVSCEQLRLRRLLPGALVMGSGIVAMHYTGMAALEVMPGIIWDKVWVAISVVIALAASLAALWLTFRLRREAAQVVLMRMGAAITMGIAIAGMHYAGMKAAQFPMSTMVHHEGINGSWLAVLVSVVALSILGITLLVSMLDARLQARTALLASSLAEANRELAQLALHDTLTRLPNRILLEDRLDQAISKADREGNHFALMFMDLDGFKAINDAYGHDVGDRLLVAVTQRLLLLLKGQFTLARIGGDEFVLLAEGEGPDDAASLANSLVRAIDSPFNLGPYELVVTLSIGIALYPHDGKTERELMFNADAAMYHTKHMGRNGYHFFQPSMNTLAQTHLQLMNDLWMAIDRNELRLLYQPKFHAPAGPVLGFEALLRWQHPKQGLLTPELFLPLAEKTGLIIPIGNWVINEACRQLREWHLQGHQGWSMAVNLSTLQFEQPSLVKTVLDCLALHHVPPEMLILEVTETTAMSNPDESVRVLTELTDAGVKASIDDFGTGYSSLLYLKRLPACELKIDRAFVKELSGESEDATIVSAIVALAKTLNLKVVAEGVETEAQQAFLTELGCNTLQGYLLGKPASAQTIEALCARGEMLPGAEL